A DNA window from Centroberyx gerrardi isolate f3 chromosome 5, fCenGer3.hap1.cur.20231027, whole genome shotgun sequence contains the following coding sequences:
- the gcnt7 gene encoding putative beta-1,3-galactosyl-O-glycosyl-glycoprotein beta-1,6-N-acetylglucosaminyltransferase 7 isoform X1 produces MLQLEGTKCSFLLCLGISIMVCSVIYLRARMPTEPQPQESLSCRPFSTKCKAFLPSTEEGEEWHHRDCQVESYILNRRLHCSNLTRDLHFITRPLSHEEENYPLAFILTVHKELELLMRLLRAIYAPQNVYCIHVDAKAPWKYREAVQRLVSCLPNTFLSSRSETVTYAGFSRLQADVNCMKDLARSKVAWKKVVNLCGQDFPVKSNLELVRYMQSKEWRDRNMTPGVKQPVVMRHRTQLQHKEITGSHVAQKGRGFKKGPPPHSLQVYFGTAYYALTRDFVDFVLKSPEAHDLLEWSKDTFSPDEHYWVTLNHIKEAPGSHIDGGWSGEIRAIKWRDQEGTAHNGCKGRYVRDICIYGVEDLPWIINRNSMFANKFESSTFPEALDCLEQWHRDKVLRQATVPIEPSWLLATQGNSSSSSYFNNSAGV; encoded by the exons ATGCTCCAGCTTGAAGGGACCAAGTGCAGCTTCCTGTTGTGCCTGGGGATCAGTATCATGGTCTGTTCAGTTATTTACCTGAGGGCCAGAATGCCAACAGAGCCCCAGCCCCAAGAGTCTCTCAGTTGCAGGCCTTTCTCTACTAAATGTAAAGCTTTTCTGCCAAGCactgaggaaggagaggaatggCACCACCGTGACTGCcag GTGGAAAGTTATATTCTGAACCGTCGTCTGCACTGCTCCAATTTGACCAGGGACCTCCACTTCATCACAAGACCTCTGAGCCACGAGGAAGAGAACTACCCTTTAGCCTTCATTTTGACTGTTCACAAGGAGCTGGAGCTTCTTATGCGCCTGCTGCGGGCTATTTACGCCCCACAGAATGTCTACTGCATTCACGTGGATGCCAAGGCGCCGTGGAAGTACCGGGAGGCTGTACAGAGGCTGGTTAGTTGCCTCCCTAATACGTTCCTCTCCAGTCGCAGCGAGACAGTGACATATGCTGGGTTTTCCCGCCTGCAGGCAGATGTGAATTGCATGAAAGACCTAGCAAGGTCCAAGGTAGCCTGGAAGAAGGTGGTGAATCTGTGTGGACAGGACTTTCCTGTCAAGAGCAACCTGGAGCTGGTGCGTTACATGCAGAGCAAAGAGTGGAGGGACAGGAACATGACCCCTGGGGTCAAGCAGCCTGTGGTCATGAGGCATAGGACACAACTCCAGCACAAGGAGATCACAGGGTCACATGTAGCCCAGAAAGGGAGGGGATTCAAGAAGGGTCCTCCTCCACACAGTCTGCAAGTGTATTTTGGAACAGCCTACTACGCTCTAACAAGGGACTTTGTAGACTTTGTCCTGAAGAGTCCAGAGGCGCATGACTTGTTGGAGTGGTCCAAAGACACATTCAGTCCAGACGAGCACTACTGGGTGACACTCAACCACATAAAAG AAGCTCCAGGGAGCCACATAGACGGAGGTTGGTCTGGAGAGATCCGGGCAATCAAGTGGAGAGATCAAGAGGGAACAGCACACAATGGTTGCAAAG GACGTTATGTAAGAGACATCTGTATCTACGGGGTGGAAGACCTGCCGTGGATCATCAACAGGAACAGCATGTTTGCCAATAAGTTTGAGAGCAGTACCTTCCCCGAGGCGCTAGACTGTCTGGAGCAGTGGCACAGGGACAAGGTGCTGCGGCAGGCCACTGTGCCCATCGAGCCATCATGGCTGCTGGCCACACAGGGTAActcaagcagcagcagctactTCAACAACAGTGCTGGAGTCTGA
- the gcnt7 gene encoding putative beta-1,3-galactosyl-O-glycosyl-glycoprotein beta-1,6-N-acetylglucosaminyltransferase 7 isoform X2, translating to MLQLEGTKCSFLLCLGISIMVCSVIYLRARMPTEPQPQESLSCRPFSTKCKAFLPSTEEGEEWHHRDCQVESYILNRRLHCSNLTRDLHFITRPLSHEEENYPLAFILTVHKELELLMRLLRAIYAPQNVYCIHVDAKAPWKYREAVQRLVSCLPNTFLSSRSETVTYAGFSRLQADVNCMKDLARSKVAWKKVVNLCGQDFPVKSNLELVRYMQSKEWRDRNMTPGVKQPVVMRHRTQLQHKEITGSHVAQKGRGFKKGPPPHSLQVYFGTAYYALTRDFVDFVLKSPEAHDLLEWSKDTFSPDEHYWVTLNHIKAPGSHIDGGWSGEIRAIKWRDQEGTAHNGCKGRYVRDICIYGVEDLPWIINRNSMFANKFESSTFPEALDCLEQWHRDKVLRQATVPIEPSWLLATQGNSSSSSYFNNSAGV from the exons ATGCTCCAGCTTGAAGGGACCAAGTGCAGCTTCCTGTTGTGCCTGGGGATCAGTATCATGGTCTGTTCAGTTATTTACCTGAGGGCCAGAATGCCAACAGAGCCCCAGCCCCAAGAGTCTCTCAGTTGCAGGCCTTTCTCTACTAAATGTAAAGCTTTTCTGCCAAGCactgaggaaggagaggaatggCACCACCGTGACTGCcag GTGGAAAGTTATATTCTGAACCGTCGTCTGCACTGCTCCAATTTGACCAGGGACCTCCACTTCATCACAAGACCTCTGAGCCACGAGGAAGAGAACTACCCTTTAGCCTTCATTTTGACTGTTCACAAGGAGCTGGAGCTTCTTATGCGCCTGCTGCGGGCTATTTACGCCCCACAGAATGTCTACTGCATTCACGTGGATGCCAAGGCGCCGTGGAAGTACCGGGAGGCTGTACAGAGGCTGGTTAGTTGCCTCCCTAATACGTTCCTCTCCAGTCGCAGCGAGACAGTGACATATGCTGGGTTTTCCCGCCTGCAGGCAGATGTGAATTGCATGAAAGACCTAGCAAGGTCCAAGGTAGCCTGGAAGAAGGTGGTGAATCTGTGTGGACAGGACTTTCCTGTCAAGAGCAACCTGGAGCTGGTGCGTTACATGCAGAGCAAAGAGTGGAGGGACAGGAACATGACCCCTGGGGTCAAGCAGCCTGTGGTCATGAGGCATAGGACACAACTCCAGCACAAGGAGATCACAGGGTCACATGTAGCCCAGAAAGGGAGGGGATTCAAGAAGGGTCCTCCTCCACACAGTCTGCAAGTGTATTTTGGAACAGCCTACTACGCTCTAACAAGGGACTTTGTAGACTTTGTCCTGAAGAGTCCAGAGGCGCATGACTTGTTGGAGTGGTCCAAAGACACATTCAGTCCAGACGAGCACTACTGGGTGACACTCAACCACATAAAAG CTCCAGGGAGCCACATAGACGGAGGTTGGTCTGGAGAGATCCGGGCAATCAAGTGGAGAGATCAAGAGGGAACAGCACACAATGGTTGCAAAG GACGTTATGTAAGAGACATCTGTATCTACGGGGTGGAAGACCTGCCGTGGATCATCAACAGGAACAGCATGTTTGCCAATAAGTTTGAGAGCAGTACCTTCCCCGAGGCGCTAGACTGTCTGGAGCAGTGGCACAGGGACAAGGTGCTGCGGCAGGCCACTGTGCCCATCGAGCCATCATGGCTGCTGGCCACACAGGGTAActcaagcagcagcagctactTCAACAACAGTGCTGGAGTCTGA